In a single window of the Oryctolagus cuniculus chromosome 2, mOryCun1.1, whole genome shotgun sequence genome:
- the LOC100357811 gene encoding tetratricopeptide repeat protein 39B: MSLILSKRENNQKDKLNISLTLTKAESDREIMLNRSLSLRRETDQEDTFEDAYETIPVATTMNLLSSLEECTTALYLFLNNRFSDAISLIYPWSKNSTYHALMYGILMVVKAILTFEPQDIQIGMTAAKEALKTCNSFRKKPRIMALSRLVSRQGIKAIKEEELHAEVCYAECLILKSTITFIQDDSMLGFLKSGINVGSSYQIYKDCQQVLMHIPNNQSKAHKHLVGGVKFGLGAFNLMLSLVPPKTLKLLNIVGYSGDREVGLALLNESASEIHINNILSVLTLFFYYSYIYVAFGVEKVSISATENLFLVYLHKFPNCVVLKFFHARFTMLRGNFERAQLKLQECIFTQNEWKQIHHLCYWELMWCHIFMQEWRQAYHYANLLSQHSRWSKAIYMYSKAIILALLPSEFVKSVSEDKNALFLKVDSLRIKFLGTPVPIEKFVAEKGQRYATTTGWFTAQPLLEFIYAWSGFRVMSKKIELISSWLSIIDKGKGLLQENPNEEYGTDDLSLLNLLKGLCLKHLGKYLKAEHYFNRVIQKEKFLKYDHYLVPYTYYELGILHYLKGDYASATKNLDNIKNYKDYSMEARLQFRAHIALEQIAKEK; the protein is encoded by the coding sequence ATGTCACTtattctaagtaaaagagaaaataatcagAAGGACAAGTTAAATATATCACTTACTCTAACTAAAGCAGAGAGTGACCGGGAGATCATGTTAAATAGATCACTTTCTCTAAGAAGAGAAACTGATCAGGAGGACACCTTTGAGGACGCCTATGAAACCATCCCCGTGGCAACAACAATGAATCTACTATCTTCCTTGGAAGAATGTACAACTGCattgtatttatttctaaataacagATTCTCAGATGCAATAAGTCTCATTTATCCATGGTCTAAAAACAGCACATACCATGCCCTCATGTATGGTATCCTTATGGTTGTCAAGGCCATTCTGACTTTTGAGCCACAAGACATACAGATTGGAATGACTGCTGCAAAGGAGGCTTTGAAAACCTGTAACAGTTTCCGAAAAAAGCCTAGGATAATGGCTTTGTCTCGTCTTGTGAGTAGACAGGGAATAAAAGCTATCAAAGAAGAAGAATTGCATGCAGAAGTCTGTTATGCTGAGTGTCTGATCTTGAAATCCACCATAACATTTATACAGGATGACAGCATGCTTGGTTTTCTTAAAAGTGGGATCAACGTTGGGTCAAGTTACCAAATATACAAAGACTGTCAGCAAGTATTAATGCATATACCTAACAACCAAAGCAAAGCCCACAAGCACCTGGTTGGAGGAGTCAAATTTGGACTTGGAGCATTCAATTTAATGTTATCACTTGTGCCACCGAAGACTCTGAAACTGCTCAATATTGTTGGATATTCTGGTGATAGAGAGGTAGGCTTGGCTTTGCTTAATGAAAGTGCATCTGAAATCCATATAAATAATATCCTAAGTGTTTTAACTCTATTCTTCTACTATAGTTACATCTATGTAGCTTTTGGTGTTGAAAAGGTTTCAATATCTGCTACAGAGAATCTCTTCTTAGTCTACCTCCATAAATTTCCAAACTGTGTGGTACTTAAATTTTTTCATGCACGTTTTACTATGCTGAGAGGAAATTTTGAAAGGGCACAGTTAAAATTACAGGAGTGCATTTTTACTCAGAATGAGTGGAAACAGATTCATCACCTCTGCTACTGGGAACTCATGTGGTGTCACATCTTTATGCAGGAGTGGAGGCAGGCTTACCACTATGCCAACCTACTGTCTCAACATAGCAGGTGGTCCAAGGCAATTTATATGTACAGTAAAGCTATAATATTGGCTTTGCTTCCTTCTGAATTTGTGAAATCAGTGAGTGAGGACAAGAACGCTCTCTTCTTAAAAGTGGATAGCCTGAGAATCAAATTTTTAGGAACTCCTGTGCCAATAGAGAAGTTTGTTGCTGAGAAAGGTCAGCGCTATGCTACGACTACAGGCTGGTTTACAGCACAGCCCCTTCTGGAATTCATTTATGCCTGGAGTGGTTTCCGAGTCATGAGCAAAAAAATAGAGCTTATTTCAAGCTGGCTATCCATAATTGACAAAGGAAAAGGCCTTTTACAAGAAAACCCAAATGAAGAGTATGGCACAGACGACTTAAGTTTGTTAAATTTACTGAAAGGTCTGTGCCTGAAACACTTAGGTAAATATTTGAAGGCCGAGCACTACTTTAATCGTGtcattcaaaaggaaaaattcttaaaatatgacCATTATCTGGTGCCATATACTTACTATGAACTGGGAATTCTACACTATCTAAAAGGAGATTATGCCAGTGCAACAAAAAACCTAGACAACATAAAAAACTACAAAGACTATTCCATGGAAGCCCGGTTACAGTTTAGGGCTCATATAGCCCTTGAGcaaatagctaaagaaaagtAA
- the SRSF7 gene encoding serine/arginine-rich splicing factor 7 isoform X6, producing the protein MSRYGRYGGETKVYVGNLGTGAGKGELERAFSYYGPLRTVWIARNPPGFAFVEFEDPRDAEDAVRGLDGKVICGSRVRVELSTGMPRRSRFDRPPARRPFDPNDRCYECGEKGHYAYDCHRYSRRRRSRSRSRSHSRSRGRRYSRSRSRSRGRRSRSASPRRSRSVSLRRSRSASLRRSRSRSRSRSRSRSLSRPRSSRSPSGSPRRSASPERMD; encoded by the exons ATGTCGCGTTACGGGCGGTATGGAGGAG aaaccAAGGTGTACGTTGGTAACCTGGGAACTGGTGCTGGCAAAGGCGAGTTAGAAAGGGCTTTCAGTTATTATGGTCCGTTAAGAACTGTATGGATTGCGAGGAATCCTCCGGGATTTGCCTTCGTGGAGTTTGAAGATCCTAGAGATGCAGAGGATGCAGTACGAGGATTGGATGGGAA AGTGATTTGTGGTTCCCGAGTGAGGGTTGAGCTATCAACAGGCATGCCACGGAGATCTCGTTTTGATAGGCCACCTGCCCGACGTCCCTTTGATCCCAATGATAGATGCTATGAATGTGGCGAAAAGGGACATTATGCTTATGATTGTCATCGCTATAGCCGGCGAAGAAGAAGCAG GTCACGGTCTAGATCACATTCTCGGTCCAGAGGAAGGCGATATTCTCGCTCACGCAGCAGGAGCAGGGGACGGAG GTCGAGATCGGCATCTCCTCGGCGAtcaagatctgtgtctctccgtAGATCGAGATCAGCTTCACTCAGGAGATCTAG ATCTCGATCAAGATCAAGATCCAGATCCAGGTCTCTTTCACGACCAAGAAGCAG TCGTTCCCCATCAGGAAGTCCTCGCAGAAGTGCAAGTCCTGAAAGAATGGACTGA
- the SRSF7 gene encoding serine/arginine-rich splicing factor 7 isoform X1 translates to MSRYGRYGGETKVYVGNLGTGAGKGELERAFSYYGPLRTVWIARNPPGFAFVEFEDPRDAEDAVRGLDGKVICGSRVRVELSTGMPRRSRFDRPPARRPFDPNDRCYECGEKGHYAYDCHRYSRRRRSRSRSRSHSRSRGRRYSRSRSRSRGRRSRSASPRRSRSVSLRRSRSASLRRSRSGSIKGSRYFQSRSRSRSRSRSLSRPRSSRSKSRSPSPKRSRSPSGSPRRSASPERMD, encoded by the exons ATGTCGCGTTACGGGCGGTATGGAGGAG aaaccAAGGTGTACGTTGGTAACCTGGGAACTGGTGCTGGCAAAGGCGAGTTAGAAAGGGCTTTCAGTTATTATGGTCCGTTAAGAACTGTATGGATTGCGAGGAATCCTCCGGGATTTGCCTTCGTGGAGTTTGAAGATCCTAGAGATGCAGAGGATGCAGTACGAGGATTGGATGGGAA AGTGATTTGTGGTTCCCGAGTGAGGGTTGAGCTATCAACAGGCATGCCACGGAGATCTCGTTTTGATAGGCCACCTGCCCGACGTCCCTTTGATCCCAATGATAGATGCTATGAATGTGGCGAAAAGGGACATTATGCTTATGATTGTCATCGCTATAGCCGGCGAAGAAGAAGCAG GTCACGGTCTAGATCACATTCTCGGTCCAGAGGAAGGCGATATTCTCGCTCACGCAGCAGGAGCAGGGGACGGAG GTCGAGATCGGCATCTCCTCGGCGAtcaagatctgtgtctctccgtAGATCGAGATCAGCTTCACTCAGGAGATCTAGGTCTGGTTCTATAAAAGGATCGAGGTATTTCCA ATCTCGATCAAGATCAAGATCCAGATCCAGGTCTCTTTCACGACCAAGAAGCAG CCGATCAAAGTCCAGATCTCCATCTCCAAAAAGAAG TCGTTCCCCATCAGGAAGTCCTCGCAGAAGTGCAAGTCCTGAAAGAATGGACTGA
- the SRSF7 gene encoding serine/arginine-rich splicing factor 7 isoform X4: MSRYGRYGGETKVYVGNLGTGAGKGELERAFSYYGPLRTVWIARNPPGFAFVEFEDPRDAEDAVRGLDGKVICGSRVRVELSTGMPRRSRFDRPPARRPFDPNDRCYECGEKGHYAYDCHRYSRRRRSRSRSRSHSRSRGRRYSRSRSRSRGRRSRSASPRRSRSVSLRRSRSASLRRSRSGSIKGSRYFQSRSRSRSRSRSLSRPRSSRSPSGSPRRSASPERMD; this comes from the exons ATGTCGCGTTACGGGCGGTATGGAGGAG aaaccAAGGTGTACGTTGGTAACCTGGGAACTGGTGCTGGCAAAGGCGAGTTAGAAAGGGCTTTCAGTTATTATGGTCCGTTAAGAACTGTATGGATTGCGAGGAATCCTCCGGGATTTGCCTTCGTGGAGTTTGAAGATCCTAGAGATGCAGAGGATGCAGTACGAGGATTGGATGGGAA AGTGATTTGTGGTTCCCGAGTGAGGGTTGAGCTATCAACAGGCATGCCACGGAGATCTCGTTTTGATAGGCCACCTGCCCGACGTCCCTTTGATCCCAATGATAGATGCTATGAATGTGGCGAAAAGGGACATTATGCTTATGATTGTCATCGCTATAGCCGGCGAAGAAGAAGCAG GTCACGGTCTAGATCACATTCTCGGTCCAGAGGAAGGCGATATTCTCGCTCACGCAGCAGGAGCAGGGGACGGAG GTCGAGATCGGCATCTCCTCGGCGAtcaagatctgtgtctctccgtAGATCGAGATCAGCTTCACTCAGGAGATCTAGGTCTGGTTCTATAAAAGGATCGAGGTATTTCCA ATCTCGATCAAGATCAAGATCCAGATCCAGGTCTCTTTCACGACCAAGAAGCAG TCGTTCCCCATCAGGAAGTCCTCGCAGAAGTGCAAGTCCTGAAAGAATGGACTGA
- the SRSF7 gene encoding serine/arginine-rich splicing factor 7 isoform X2 — protein MSRYGRYGGETKVYVGNLGTGAGKGELERAFSYYGPLRTVWIARNPPGFAFVEFEDPRDAEDAVRGLDGKVICGSRVRVELSTGMPRRSRFDRPPARRPFDPNDRCYECGEKGHYAYDCHRYSRRRRSRSRSRSHSRSRGRRYSRSRSRSRGRRSRSASPRRSRSVSLRRSRSASLRRSRSGSIKGSRSRSRSRSRSRSLSRPRSSRSKSRSPSPKRSRSPSGSPRRSASPERMD, from the exons ATGTCGCGTTACGGGCGGTATGGAGGAG aaaccAAGGTGTACGTTGGTAACCTGGGAACTGGTGCTGGCAAAGGCGAGTTAGAAAGGGCTTTCAGTTATTATGGTCCGTTAAGAACTGTATGGATTGCGAGGAATCCTCCGGGATTTGCCTTCGTGGAGTTTGAAGATCCTAGAGATGCAGAGGATGCAGTACGAGGATTGGATGGGAA AGTGATTTGTGGTTCCCGAGTGAGGGTTGAGCTATCAACAGGCATGCCACGGAGATCTCGTTTTGATAGGCCACCTGCCCGACGTCCCTTTGATCCCAATGATAGATGCTATGAATGTGGCGAAAAGGGACATTATGCTTATGATTGTCATCGCTATAGCCGGCGAAGAAGAAGCAG GTCACGGTCTAGATCACATTCTCGGTCCAGAGGAAGGCGATATTCTCGCTCACGCAGCAGGAGCAGGGGACGGAG GTCGAGATCGGCATCTCCTCGGCGAtcaagatctgtgtctctccgtAGATCGAGATCAGCTTCACTCAGGAGATCTAGGTCTGGTTCTATAAAAGGATCGAG ATCTCGATCAAGATCAAGATCCAGATCCAGGTCTCTTTCACGACCAAGAAGCAG CCGATCAAAGTCCAGATCTCCATCTCCAAAAAGAAG TCGTTCCCCATCAGGAAGTCCTCGCAGAAGTGCAAGTCCTGAAAGAATGGACTGA
- the SRSF7 gene encoding serine/arginine-rich splicing factor 7 isoform X5 has protein sequence MSRYGRYGGETKVYVGNLGTGAGKGELERAFSYYGPLRTVWIARNPPGFAFVEFEDPRDAEDAVRGLDGKVICGSRVRVELSTGMPRRSRFDRPPARRPFDPNDRCYECGEKGHYAYDCHRYSRRRRSRSRSRSHSRSRGRRYSRSRSRSRGRRSRSASPRRSRSVSLRRSRSASLRRSRSGSIKGSRSRSRSRSRSRSLSRPRSSRSPSGSPRRSASPERMD, from the exons ATGTCGCGTTACGGGCGGTATGGAGGAG aaaccAAGGTGTACGTTGGTAACCTGGGAACTGGTGCTGGCAAAGGCGAGTTAGAAAGGGCTTTCAGTTATTATGGTCCGTTAAGAACTGTATGGATTGCGAGGAATCCTCCGGGATTTGCCTTCGTGGAGTTTGAAGATCCTAGAGATGCAGAGGATGCAGTACGAGGATTGGATGGGAA AGTGATTTGTGGTTCCCGAGTGAGGGTTGAGCTATCAACAGGCATGCCACGGAGATCTCGTTTTGATAGGCCACCTGCCCGACGTCCCTTTGATCCCAATGATAGATGCTATGAATGTGGCGAAAAGGGACATTATGCTTATGATTGTCATCGCTATAGCCGGCGAAGAAGAAGCAG GTCACGGTCTAGATCACATTCTCGGTCCAGAGGAAGGCGATATTCTCGCTCACGCAGCAGGAGCAGGGGACGGAG GTCGAGATCGGCATCTCCTCGGCGAtcaagatctgtgtctctccgtAGATCGAGATCAGCTTCACTCAGGAGATCTAGGTCTGGTTCTATAAAAGGATCGAG ATCTCGATCAAGATCAAGATCCAGATCCAGGTCTCTTTCACGACCAAGAAGCAG TCGTTCCCCATCAGGAAGTCCTCGCAGAAGTGCAAGTCCTGAAAGAATGGACTGA
- the SRSF7 gene encoding serine/arginine-rich splicing factor 7 isoform X3: MSRYGRYGGETKVYVGNLGTGAGKGELERAFSYYGPLRTVWIARNPPGFAFVEFEDPRDAEDAVRGLDGKVICGSRVRVELSTGMPRRSRFDRPPARRPFDPNDRCYECGEKGHYAYDCHRYSRRRRSRSRSRSHSRSRGRRYSRSRSRSRGRRSRSASPRRSRSVSLRRSRSASLRRSRSRSRSRSRSRSLSRPRSSRSKSRSPSPKRSRSPSGSPRRSASPERMD, encoded by the exons ATGTCGCGTTACGGGCGGTATGGAGGAG aaaccAAGGTGTACGTTGGTAACCTGGGAACTGGTGCTGGCAAAGGCGAGTTAGAAAGGGCTTTCAGTTATTATGGTCCGTTAAGAACTGTATGGATTGCGAGGAATCCTCCGGGATTTGCCTTCGTGGAGTTTGAAGATCCTAGAGATGCAGAGGATGCAGTACGAGGATTGGATGGGAA AGTGATTTGTGGTTCCCGAGTGAGGGTTGAGCTATCAACAGGCATGCCACGGAGATCTCGTTTTGATAGGCCACCTGCCCGACGTCCCTTTGATCCCAATGATAGATGCTATGAATGTGGCGAAAAGGGACATTATGCTTATGATTGTCATCGCTATAGCCGGCGAAGAAGAAGCAG GTCACGGTCTAGATCACATTCTCGGTCCAGAGGAAGGCGATATTCTCGCTCACGCAGCAGGAGCAGGGGACGGAG GTCGAGATCGGCATCTCCTCGGCGAtcaagatctgtgtctctccgtAGATCGAGATCAGCTTCACTCAGGAGATCTAG ATCTCGATCAAGATCAAGATCCAGATCCAGGTCTCTTTCACGACCAAGAAGCAG CCGATCAAAGTCCAGATCTCCATCTCCAAAAAGAAG TCGTTCCCCATCAGGAAGTCCTCGCAGAAGTGCAAGTCCTGAAAGAATGGACTGA